One window of the Camelus dromedarius isolate mCamDro1 chromosome 15, mCamDro1.pat, whole genome shotgun sequence genome contains the following:
- the LOC135322950 gene encoding olfactory receptor 8K3-like, with protein MEKYNQTVLSEFILTGITDRSELQAPLFGLFLVIYVISVVGSLGVVILTKVDSGLQTPMYFLLRHLAFTDLGYSTTIGPKMLVNFVADQNKIYYFCATQLAFFLEFIISELFILSAMSYDRYVAICNLLLYTFIMSQRACQVLVAVPYLYCTFVSLLVTTKIFNLSFSGYNVIKHFYCDSLPLISLLCSNTCEIELIILILAGFNLIFSLLIVLMSYLCILESVLKKNSAEGRQKPFSTCGSHLTVVTVFYRTLTFMYVQPESSHSFDTDKVASIFYTLVIPMLNPLIYSLKNKDVKCALQRMWKKLCNVFS; from the coding sequence ATGGAAAAGTACAATCAAACAGTGCTGAGTGAATTCATTCTCACGGGAATCACAGACCGCTCTGAGCTGCAGGCTCCGTTATTTGGGCTCTTCCTCGTCATCTATGTGATCTCAGTGGTGGGCAGCTTGGGCGTGGTCATCCTCACCAAAGTGGACTCCGGGCTACAGACACCCATGTACTTCCTTCTCAGACACCTGGCTTTTACTGATTTGGGTTATTCAACTACCATAGGACCCAAAATGTTGGTAAATTTTGTTGCAGatcaaaataaaatctattatttttgtGCTACACAACTAGCTTTCTTTCTTGAGTTCATCATTAGTGAACTTTTCATTCTGTCAGCAATGTcctatgaccgctatgtggccatctgtaacCTTCTGCTCTACACATTCATCATGTCACAAAGGGCATGTCAGGTGCTGGTGGCAGTCCCCTATCTCTATTGCACATTTGTTTCTCTTCTAGTCACcacaaagatatttaatttatccTTCTCTGGCTACAATGTCATTAAGCATTTCTACTGTGACAGTCTTCCTTTGATATCTTTGCTCTGTTCAAACACTTGTGAAATTGAACTGATTATTCTGATCTTAGCAGGTTTTAACTTGATTTTCTCCCTTCTGATAGTTCTCATGTCTTACCTGTGCATTCTTGAATCCGTTCTCAAGAAGAACTCTGCTGAAGGTAGGCAGAAACCTTTCTCTACCTGTGGGTCCCACCTGACAGTGGTCACAGTGTTCTACAGGACTTTGACATTTATGTATGTGCAACCAGAGTCCAGTCATTCCTTTGACACTGACAAAGTGGCTTCCATATTTTACACCCTCGTCATCCCCATGTTAAATCCCTTGATCTATAGCCTGAAGAACAAAGATGTGAAATGTGCCCTACAAAGGATGTGGAAAAAACTATGCAATGTTTTCTCTTAA
- the LOC116155461 gene encoding olfactory receptor 5J2-like — MAEENFTVVTKFILLGLTDWAELKVVLFVLFLVIYAVTLVGNLGMILLIYITPKFHTPTYCFLSCLSFVDACYSSAIAPKMLTNLVVVKGTISFSACMAQHLCFGIFVTTEGFLLSVMAYDRYVAIVNPLLYTIAMPKRKCAGLVAGSWICGIINLLIHTISLGKLSFCRLNVVNHFFCDIPSLLKLSCSDTSMNELMLSIFSGVIAMATFLTVIISYMFIAVAILRIRSAAGRQKAFSTCASHLTAVTIFYGTLSFSYIQPSSQYSVEQEKMVSVFYTLVIPMLNPLIYSLRNKEVKDAVRRAIEMKYSL, encoded by the coding sequence ATGGCTGAAGAGAATTTTACAGTTGTcactaaatttattcttttaggaCTGACAGACTGGGCTGAACTGAAAGTTGTGCTTTTTGTGTTGTTCCTGGTGATTTATGCTGTTACTTTGGTGGGGAATCTGGGCATGATCTTGTTAATCTACATCACACCCAAATTCCACACTCCCACGTACTGTTTCCTCAGCTGCCTTTCATTTGTGGATGCCTGCTACTCATCTGCCATAGCACCCAAGATGCTGACCAACCTCGTGGTTGTGAAGGGAACCATCTCTTTCTCTGCTTGCATGGCACAGCATTTATGTTTTGGGATCTTTGTTACCACAGAAGGCTTCTTGCTGTCGGTGATGGCGTACGACCGTTACGTCGCCATTGTGAATCCTTTGCTTTATACTATAGCCATGCCTAAGAGGAAATGTGCAGGGCTGGTCGCTGGGTCATGGATTTGTGGAATAATTAACTTGTTAATACACACAATAAGTTTGGGGAAACTGTCCTTCTGTAGGCTGAATGTTGTCAACCACTTCTTCTGTGATATTCCATCACTCCTAAAGCTGTCTTGTTCTGATACCTCCATGAATGAGCTGATGCTCTCAATCTTCTCTGGAGTCATTGCCATGGCCACCTTCTTGACTGTGATCATTTCCTACATGTTCATTGCTGTTGCTATCCTGAGGATCCGCTCAGCAGCAGGCAGACAGaaagccttctccacctgtgcCTCTCACCTGACTGCTGTGACCATATTCTATGGTACCTTAAGCTTTAGTTACATTCAGCCAAGCTCCCAGTATTCTGTAGAACAGGAGAAGATGGTTTCTGTGTTCTACACACTAGTGATTCCCATGTTAAACCCCCTGAtttacagtctgagaaacaaagaGGTAAAGGATGCTGTGAGAAGAGCCATAGAAATGAAATATTCCCTCTGA